The Natator depressus isolate rNatDep1 chromosome 8, rNatDep2.hap1, whole genome shotgun sequence genome window below encodes:
- the RNF2 gene encoding E3 ubiquitin-protein ligase RING2, translating into MSQAVQTNGTQPLSKTWELSLYELQRTPQEAITDGLEIVVSPRSLHSELMCPICLDMLKNTMTTKECLHRFCADCIITALRSGNKECPTCRKKLVSKRSLRPDPNFDALISKIYPSRDEYEAHQERVLARISKHNNQQALSHSIEEGLKIQAMNRLQRGKKQQIENGSGAEDNGDSSHCSNASTHSNQEAGPSNKRTKTSDDSGLELDNNNTTVAIDPVMDGASEIELVFRPHPTLMENDDSAQTRYIKTSGNATVDHLSKYLAVRLALEELRSKGESNQMNLDTASEKQYTIYIATANGQYTVLNGSFSLELVSEKYWKVNKPMELYYAPTKEHK; encoded by the exons ATGTCTCAGGCTGTGCAGACCAATGGAACTCAACCTTTAAGCAAAACATGGGAGCTCAGTTTATATGAATTACAGAGAACACCTCAG GAAGCAATAACTGATGGCCTGGAAATAGTGGTGTCACCTAGAAGCCTGCACAGTGAACTGATGTGTCCCATTTGTTTGGATATGTTGAAAAACACCATGACAACAAAGGAATGCTTGCATCGTTTCTGTGCTGACTGTATCATTACAGCTCTCAGGAGTGG AAACAAAGAGTGTCCCACGTGTCGTAAAAAGCTTGTTTCTAAAAGATCACTGAGACCAGATCCGAATTTTGATGCCCTCATCAGTAAAATTTATCCAAGTCGTGATGAATATGAGGCTCATCAAGAGAGAGTTCTAGCAAGGATCAGTAAGCACAATAACCAGCAAGCTCTGAGCCACAGCATTGAGGAGGGATTAAAGATTCAAGCAATGAACAG GCTACAACGAGGCAAGAAACAACAGATAGAGAATGGCAGTGGAGCAGAGGATAATGGTGACAGTTCACACTGTAGCAATGCTTCAACACACAGCAATCAGGAAGCAGGGCCTAGTAACAAAAGAACCAAAACATCAGATGATTCTGGGCTAGAATTGGACAATAACAATACAACTGTGGCAATAGACCCAGTAATGGACGGTGCTAGTGAAATAGAATTAGTCTTCAGGCCCCATCCTACACTCATGGAGAATGATGACAGTGCACAGACCAG GTATATAAAGACCTCGGGCAATGCCACAGTTGATCACTTGTCTAAGTACCTAGCTGTGAGGTTGGCTTTGGAGGAACTTCGGAGCAAAGGAGAGTCAAACCAGATGAATCTTGACACAGCCAGTGAGAAGCAGTATACAATTTACATTGCTACGGCCAATGGCCAGTACACT GTATTAAATGGTTCCTTTTCCTTGGAGCTGGTCAGTGAGAAATACTGGAAAGTGAACAAACCCATGGAACTCTACTATGCACCAACAAAGGAACATAAATAG